Proteins encoded by one window of Cannabis sativa cultivar Pink pepper isolate KNU-18-1 chromosome 4, ASM2916894v1, whole genome shotgun sequence:
- the LOC115714956 gene encoding uncharacterized protein LOC115714956: MVDVDRRMTGLNPAHVAGLRRLSARAAAAPTTTTTATASLPVRNGLLSFSSLAQNVITHLRNSGVQVQPGLSDAEFARAEAEFGFAFPPDLRAVLSAGLPVGPGFPDWRAPGARLHLRASLDLPIAAISFQIARNTLWSKSWGPRPSDPEKALRVARTALKRAPLLIPIFNHCYIPCNPSLAGNPIFFVDENRIFCCGLDLSDFFERESLFRSSESSDPRVLKKQRSVSEKSAGSSTNFSRRSLDTGLSSGARTPRWVEFWSDAAVDRRRRNSSSSSSSSPERFFDMPKSEIPKWVDEYVEQIGSVLRQGGWNESDITEIMEVSASGFFEGEMVLVDNQAVLDALLLKADRFSDSLRKAGWSSEEVSDALGFDFRPEKGKKPVKKLSPELVERIGKLAESVSRS; the protein is encoded by the coding sequence ATGGTCGACGTCGACCGGAGAATGACCGGTCTAAACCCGGCTCACGTAGCCGGCCTCCGTCGCTTATCGGCTCGAGCCGCAGCTGCCCCAACAACCACTACAACCGCCACGGCATCGCTTCCAGTACGAAATGGCCTCCTCTCATTCTCTTCATTGGCCCAGAATGTCATAACCCATCTCCGGAATTCCGGTGTCCAGGTCCAACCGGGTCTCTCGGACGCCGAGTTCGCTCGTGCAGAAGCTGAGTTTGGCTTCGCTTTCCCACCTGATCTCCGAGCAGTCCTCTCCGCTGGGTTACCCGTCGGACCGGGTTTTCCGGACTGGCGAGCTCCCGGTGCTCGGCTCCATCTTCGGGCTTCGCTTGACCTACCCATCGCCGCGATTTCATTCCAGATAGCTCGGAATACCCTCTGGTCTAAATCGTGGGGCCCGAGACCATCCGACCCGGAAAAAGCTTTGCGGGTTGCGAGAACTGCTTTGAAGAGAGCTCCGCTTCTGATACCAATCTTCAACCATTGTTACATTCCTTGCAACCCTTCTCTTGCAGGTAATCCGATTTTCTTCGTCGATGAGAATCGTATCTTCTGTTGTGGTCTGGATCTTTCAGATTTCTTCGAACGCGAGTCTCTATTTCGGAGCTCCGAATCTTCGGATCCTCGGGTCCTCAAGAAACAAAGATCCGTGAGCGAAAAATCAGCCGGGTCGTCTACGAATTTCTCCCGGAGAAGTTTAGACACGGGGCTTTCCTCCGGTGCAAGAACACCGAGATGGGTCGAGTTTTGGAGTGACGCTGCAGTCGATCGTCGCAGGAGAAACTCgtcgtcttcttcttcatcttcgcCGGAGAGATTCTTTGATATGCCGAAGTCGGAAATTCCGAAATGGGTCGACGAATACGTGGAGCAAATAGGATCCGTTTTGAGACAAGGTGGGTGGAACGAATCGGATATAACGGAAATAATGGAGGTTTCGGCTTCTGGGTTCTTCGAAGGGGAGATGGTGTTGGTCGATAATCAGGCCGTACTCGACGCTCTACTGCTGAAAGCGGATCGGTTCTCGGATTCACTTCGAAAAGCGGGTTGGAGCTCCGAAGAGGTTTCGGATGCTCTTGGTTTTGATTTTCGACCGGAAAAGGGGAAGAAACCGGTTAAGAAACTCTCACCAGAACTCGTGGAACGAATCGGTAAACTGGCTGAATCGGTTTCTCGGTCATAG